A single window of Streptomyces sp. NBC_00464 DNA harbors:
- a CDS encoding AMP-dependent synthetase/ligase — translation MSTPPAPSPAPSTPVLVEPTKVRAADGSVRQVSVPAFAPPVRRGSLAEIPFDNAREAPSDAVLSRKQPDGSWLDVTAAEFAAEVLAVAKGLIAEGLRGGDRIAIMARTTYEWTLLDFASWAAGLVTVPIYPTSSAFQARWILQDSGAAACAVETAEQGRIISQERKQLGDLTHLWQFDTGALGRLKKLGRDVPDDAVAARRATLEPQTPATLIYTSGTTGRPKGCVLTHGNFFAEVDNAIELLHPVFKTVSKYPASTLLFLPLSHVFGRMVAIGCLRSRVRLGHAPSIRTEDLLGDLAGFKPSFLLAIPYVLEKVYNTGRATAEKMGRASSFDRAARIAQRYGQAVEAAEHGTGPGPGLGLRAARALYDPLVYRRIRAALGGHVRYAVCGGSPLGRRLAAFYAGAGIEIFEGYGLTETTAAATVTPPLKPRLGTVGWPLPGTAVRIAEDGEVLLSGAQVFQGYWDTERGEAVPALDGGWFATGDLGALDEDGYLTITGRKKDIIITSGGKNVTPAPLEDWLRAHPLVSQCMVVGDNRSFITALITLEPDGLSHWRQMKKKQDVPMRDLVHDEELRSALQRAVDEANRLVSRAESIRKFTVLPVDFTEEAGHLTPSLKLKRDAVARDFGAEIEELYRK, via the coding sequence GTGTCCACGCCACCCGCCCCTTCACCCGCCCCCTCCACCCCCGTCCTGGTCGAGCCGACGAAGGTCAGGGCCGCCGACGGCAGCGTCCGGCAGGTCTCCGTACCGGCGTTCGCCCCGCCCGTGCGCCGCGGCTCGCTCGCCGAGATCCCGTTCGACAACGCCCGCGAGGCCCCCTCGGACGCCGTACTCAGCCGCAAGCAGCCGGACGGCAGCTGGCTGGATGTGACGGCGGCCGAGTTCGCGGCCGAGGTCCTGGCCGTCGCCAAGGGTCTGATCGCGGAGGGCCTGCGAGGCGGCGACCGGATCGCGATCATGGCGCGTACGACGTACGAGTGGACGCTGCTCGACTTCGCGTCCTGGGCGGCCGGACTGGTCACCGTCCCTATCTACCCGACCTCGTCCGCCTTCCAGGCCCGCTGGATACTCCAGGACTCGGGAGCGGCGGCCTGTGCCGTCGAGACGGCGGAGCAGGGCCGCATCATCAGCCAGGAACGGAAACAACTCGGCGACCTCACCCACCTCTGGCAGTTCGACACGGGCGCGCTGGGCCGGCTGAAGAAGCTCGGCAGGGACGTCCCCGACGACGCCGTCGCCGCCCGCCGCGCCACCCTGGAGCCGCAGACCCCGGCGACCCTCATCTACACCTCGGGCACCACCGGCCGCCCCAAGGGCTGTGTCCTGACGCACGGCAACTTCTTCGCCGAGGTCGACAACGCCATCGAGCTGCTGCACCCGGTCTTCAAGACGGTCAGCAAGTACCCGGCGTCCACCCTCCTGTTCCTGCCGCTGTCGCACGTCTTCGGCCGGATGGTCGCGATCGGCTGTCTGCGCTCCCGGGTCCGCCTCGGCCACGCCCCGTCGATCCGGACGGAGGACCTGCTCGGCGACCTGGCCGGCTTCAAGCCGTCGTTCCTGCTGGCCATCCCGTACGTACTGGAGAAGGTCTACAACACCGGCCGGGCCACCGCCGAGAAGATGGGCCGCGCCTCGTCCTTCGACCGTGCGGCGCGGATCGCCCAGCGCTACGGCCAGGCCGTCGAGGCCGCGGAACACGGCACGGGCCCCGGCCCGGGTCTCGGCCTGCGGGCGGCGCGCGCGCTGTACGACCCGCTGGTCTACCGCCGCATCCGGGCCGCGCTCGGCGGCCATGTCCGCTACGCGGTCTGCGGCGGCTCCCCGCTGGGCCGCCGGCTCGCCGCGTTCTACGCGGGCGCCGGCATCGAGATCTTCGAGGGCTACGGCCTCACGGAGACCACGGCGGCCGCCACCGTCACCCCACCGCTCAAACCACGCCTGGGCACGGTCGGCTGGCCGCTGCCCGGCACCGCCGTACGCATCGCGGAGGACGGCGAGGTGCTGCTCAGCGGCGCCCAGGTGTTCCAGGGCTACTGGGACACCGAACGCGGCGAGGCCGTCCCCGCCCTGGACGGCGGCTGGTTCGCCACCGGCGACCTGGGCGCGCTCGACGAGGACGGCTACCTCACGATCACCGGCCGCAAGAAGGACATCATCATCACGTCGGGCGGCAAGAACGTCACCCCGGCCCCGCTGGAGGACTGGCTGCGCGCGCACCCGCTGGTCAGCCAGTGCATGGTGGTCGGCGACAACCGCTCGTTCATCACCGCCCTGATCACCCTGGAGCCGGACGGGCTGTCCCACTGGCGGCAGATGAAGAAGAAGCAGGACGTCCCGATGCGCGACCTCGTCCACGACGAGGAACTGCGCTCGGCGCTCCAGCGCGCGGTGGACGAGGCCAACCGGCTTGTGTCGCGGGCCGAGTCGATCCGCAAGTTCACGGTCCTGCCGGTGGACTTCACGGAGGAGGCCGGGCACCTGACGCCGTCGCTGAAGCTGAAGCGGGATGCGGTGGCGCGGGACTTCGGGGCGGAGATCGAGGAGTTGTACCGGAAGTAG
- a CDS encoding LLM class F420-dependent oxidoreductase → MPILPAGPLSYGMQLPIQSQSAIYAEPWEAGATPADLAEIARTADRAGFTYLASCDHVAIPRRLAEAMSTVWYDPVATLSFLAGITERVLLMSHVAVVGLRHPLATAKQYATLDHLSGGRLILGVGAGHVREEFDALGADFDGRGGVLDESIDALKAALGPEEYPEFAGERFSFSGLGQLPRPAQERVPVWVGGSSPAAVRRAAVRGDGWLPQGDPRAKLPAQIARLHALREEAGVDRPIVVGAITEPLYVGEPDWSVGRRTLSGKPEELAESLREYGAMGVHQIQVRFRSRSRSELTDQMAAFAADVAPHLDNIDR, encoded by the coding sequence GTGCCGATACTGCCCGCCGGACCGCTGTCGTACGGGATGCAGCTCCCGATCCAGTCGCAGAGCGCCATCTACGCAGAGCCGTGGGAGGCCGGGGCCACCCCGGCCGACCTCGCCGAGATCGCCCGCACCGCCGACCGGGCCGGGTTCACCTATCTGGCGAGCTGTGACCACGTCGCCATCCCCCGCAGGCTCGCGGAGGCGATGAGCACCGTCTGGTACGACCCGGTGGCCACGCTCTCCTTCCTCGCGGGGATCACCGAGCGCGTGCTGCTGATGAGCCATGTCGCCGTCGTCGGGCTGCGGCACCCGCTGGCCACCGCCAAGCAGTACGCCACCCTCGACCACCTCAGCGGCGGCCGGCTGATCCTCGGGGTCGGGGCCGGGCATGTGCGGGAGGAGTTCGACGCGCTCGGGGCGGACTTCGACGGGCGGGGCGGGGTGCTCGACGAGAGCATCGACGCGCTCAAGGCCGCGCTCGGGCCCGAGGAGTACCCGGAGTTCGCGGGGGAGCGGTTCTCCTTCAGCGGGCTCGGGCAGCTGCCCCGGCCCGCCCAGGAGCGGGTGCCGGTCTGGGTGGGCGGGTCGTCGCCCGCGGCGGTGCGGCGGGCCGCCGTGCGCGGTGACGGCTGGCTGCCGCAGGGGGATCCGAGGGCGAAGCTGCCCGCCCAGATCGCCCGGCTGCATGCCCTGCGCGAGGAGGCGGGGGTGGACAGGCCGATCGTCGTGGGGGCCATCACCGAGCCGCTGTACGTGGGGGAGCCGGACTGGTCCGTGGGGCGGCGCACGCTCAGCGGGAAGCCGGAGGAGCTCGCGGAGTCACTGCGGGAGTACGGCGCGATGGGGGTGCACCAGATCCAGGTGCGCTTCCGCAGTCGCAGCAGAAGTGAACTGACCGATCAGATGGCGGCGTTCGCCGCCGATGTCGCACCTCACCTCGACAACATCGACAGGTAA
- a CDS encoding SDR family NAD(P)-dependent oxidoreductase, which yields MGKLDGRVVLISGAARGQGEQEARLFAAEGARVVIADVLDEQGEALAKELGEDAALFVHLDVSQEADWQAAVAAAKGAFGKIDGLVNNAGILRFNELVTTPLEEFQQVVQVNQVGAFLGIRNVAPEIEAAGGGTIVNTSSYTGLTGMAFVGAYAATKHAVLGLTKVAAVELAAKGIRVNAMCPGAVDTPMTNPAALDPDADPAETAEAVGALYKKLVPLGRIGRPEEVAALALFLTSDDSSYITGQPFVIDGGWLAGVSLF from the coding sequence ATGGGCAAGCTGGACGGGCGGGTCGTACTGATCAGCGGCGCGGCGCGCGGACAGGGCGAGCAGGAGGCGCGGCTCTTCGCCGCCGAGGGTGCGCGGGTGGTGATCGCCGATGTGCTCGACGAGCAGGGCGAGGCGCTCGCGAAGGAGCTGGGTGAGGATGCCGCGCTCTTCGTGCACCTGGATGTGAGCCAGGAGGCGGACTGGCAGGCTGCCGTCGCCGCCGCGAAGGGTGCCTTCGGGAAGATCGACGGGCTGGTCAACAACGCGGGCATCCTGCGCTTCAACGAGCTGGTGACCACGCCGCTGGAGGAGTTCCAGCAGGTGGTGCAGGTCAATCAGGTGGGCGCCTTCCTGGGCATCAGGAACGTCGCGCCCGAGATCGAGGCCGCGGGCGGCGGGACCATCGTCAACACCTCCTCGTACACCGGGCTCACCGGCATGGCGTTCGTCGGTGCGTATGCGGCGACCAAGCATGCGGTGCTGGGGCTGACCAAGGTGGCGGCGGTGGAGCTGGCCGCGAAGGGTATCCGGGTCAACGCCATGTGCCCCGGCGCCGTGGACACCCCGATGACCAATCCGGCGGCGCTGGACCCGGACGCGGACCCGGCGGAGACGGCGGAGGCCGTGGGCGCCCTGTACAAGAAGCTCGTGCCGCTCGGGCGGATCGGCCGGCCCGAGGAGGTGGCGGCGCTCGCGCTCTTCCTGACCTCGGACGACTCCTCGTACATCACCGGTCAGCCGTTCGTCATCGACGGCGGATGGCTGGCGGGCGTCAGCCTCTTCTGA
- a CDS encoding LLM class flavin-dependent oxidoreductase translates to MEFGLFVQGYVPAARAKVDPEAEHKALIEETEYVIQADKSGFKYAWASEHHFLEEYSHLSANDVYLGYLAHATERIHLGSGIFNPLAPVNHPVKVAEKVAMMDHLSEGRFEFGSGRGAGTHEILGFMPGITDMNHTKELWEETIAEFPKMWLQDEYVGFQGKHWSLPPRKILPKPYGKSHPAMWYAAGSPPSYAMAGKKGLGVLGFSVQKVSDMEWVVESYKNAVKDAEPVGDFVNDNVMVTSTAICAETHKKAVEIAVGGGLNYLQSLLFRYHDTFPRPEGIPEWPELLPEYSEEIIELLIAEELMICGDPDEVLGQCRRWEQAGADQLSFGLPIGISPEDTINSIKLIGEHVIPKIDTDPVHRTTRFRDAA, encoded by the coding sequence TTGGAATTCGGGCTCTTTGTACAGGGGTATGTGCCCGCCGCGCGGGCCAAGGTCGACCCCGAGGCAGAGCACAAGGCGCTGATCGAGGAGACCGAGTACGTCATCCAGGCGGACAAGTCCGGCTTCAAGTACGCCTGGGCCTCCGAGCACCACTTCCTGGAGGAGTACTCGCATCTCTCGGCCAACGATGTGTACCTGGGCTATCTCGCACACGCCACGGAGCGCATCCACCTCGGATCCGGCATCTTCAACCCGCTGGCCCCGGTCAACCACCCGGTGAAGGTGGCCGAGAAGGTCGCCATGATGGACCATCTCTCGGAGGGCCGCTTCGAGTTCGGCTCCGGCCGCGGGGCGGGCACCCACGAGATCCTCGGGTTCATGCCGGGCATCACCGACATGAACCACACCAAGGAACTCTGGGAAGAGACCATCGCCGAGTTCCCCAAGATGTGGCTCCAGGACGAGTACGTCGGCTTCCAGGGCAAGCACTGGTCACTGCCGCCGCGCAAGATCCTGCCCAAGCCGTACGGGAAGTCGCACCCGGCGATGTGGTACGCGGCCGGCTCGCCGCCCTCGTACGCCATGGCGGGCAAGAAGGGGCTCGGCGTGCTGGGCTTCAGCGTGCAGAAGGTCTCCGACATGGAGTGGGTCGTCGAGTCCTACAAGAACGCGGTCAAGGACGCGGAGCCGGTCGGTGACTTCGTCAACGACAACGTCATGGTGACCTCGACCGCGATCTGTGCCGAGACCCACAAGAAGGCCGTCGAGATCGCGGTCGGCGGCGGGCTGAACTACCTCCAGTCGCTGCTGTTCCGCTACCACGACACCTTCCCCCGGCCGGAGGGGATCCCGGAGTGGCCGGAGCTGCTGCCGGAGTACTCCGAGGAGATCATCGAGTTGTTGATCGCCGAGGAGCTGATGATCTGCGGCGACCCGGACGAGGTGCTGGGGCAGTGCCGGCGCTGGGAGCAGGCGGGGGCGGACCAGCTGAGCTTCGGGCTGCCGATCGGGATCAGTCCCGAGGACACGATCAACTCGATCAAGCTGATCGGTGAGCACGTGATCCCGAAGATCGACACGGATCCGGTGCACCGGACTACGCGGTTCCGCGACGCGGCGTAG